A window of Campylobacter lari subsp. lari contains these coding sequences:
- a CDS encoding efflux RND transporter permease subunit → MFSKFFIERPVFASVVAIIISLAGIIGLYSLPVEQYPALTPPVVKVSATYSGADAQTVAQTVAIPLEDAINGVENMIYMDSTSSSSGDMSLSVYFNIGTDPDQATVDVNNRISAAMAKLPEDVKKTGVSVRKTGSSILAVASLYSPDGSMDELEVYNYAALNILDDLARVPGVGNAVAIGSRNYSMRIWLNPDLLNKYQVTATDVIAAVREQNAQYATGKIGQEPVVERSPYVYSVTMQGRLKNAKEFENIILRTNSDGSFLRLKDVAEVGLGSREYTFNGRLNGNNATPILIFLQTGANAVNTAELVKAKFEELSKSFPEGLAYKVPYDTTLFIKASIQEVIKTFFEALILVVIVMYLFLKNFRSTIIPMIAVPVSVLGTFAGLYVLGFSINLLTLFALVLAIGIVVDDAIIVVENIDRIIHEDENISIKDAAIQAMEEVAAPVVSIVLVLCAVFIPVSFISGFVGEIQRQFAITLAVSVTISGFVALTLTPSLCAIFLRRNESKPFYIVKKFNDIFDWSIEVFGAGVAYMLKRVVRFVLVFFIFLIALLGLFKIVPHSLVPNEDQGSFLSVVNLPAASSLNRTTQAMDTLAEQLGKNENIENIVGLIGYDLFTGSLKENSGAMFVNLKDWSERSVSSFDITGTYNKQYYLNPNFQSFFVNPPPIQGLSLTGGFEMYAQNRGGKSYDEIQADVNKLVDAANKRPELSNVRTTLDTNFPQLKLEIDRDKVKLYGLNLNDVFSTLNATIGTYYVNDFSMLGKNYRVNISAIGDFRNTQNALKNIFVRANDGSMVALDSVLTLTRSVGPDDVKRFNLFPSALVQGDPAPGYTSGQAIDAIAQVAKETLGEEYSIAWSGSAYQEVTSSGAGQIAFALGLLFVFLILAAQYERWLMPLAVITAVPFAVFGSLLFVWLRGIDNDIYFQTGLLLLIGLSAKNAILIVEFAMEEHLKKGKSIFDAAISAAKLRFRPIVMTSLAFICGILPLVFAYGAGSASRHAIGTGVVGGMIAASTVAIFFVPLFFYILESFNKWLDEKRGKKHA, encoded by the coding sequence ATGTTTTCTAAATTCTTTATAGAAAGACCTGTATTTGCTTCTGTTGTTGCTATTATAATTTCTTTAGCAGGTATTATAGGGCTTTATTCTTTACCCGTAGAACAATACCCTGCCCTAACTCCTCCTGTTGTTAAAGTAAGCGCTACTTACTCAGGTGCTGATGCACAAACCGTTGCACAAACTGTTGCTATACCTCTTGAAGATGCGATTAATGGGGTTGAAAATATGATTTATATGGATTCAACCTCAAGCTCTTCAGGTGATATGAGTTTAAGTGTTTATTTTAATATAGGCACAGATCCTGATCAAGCAACAGTTGATGTTAATAATAGAATTTCAGCTGCTATGGCAAAACTTCCTGAGGATGTTAAAAAAACTGGAGTTAGCGTAAGAAAAACTGGCTCTAGTATATTAGCAGTTGCAAGTTTATATTCTCCAGATGGTTCTATGGATGAATTAGAAGTATACAACTACGCCGCATTAAACATTTTAGATGATCTTGCAAGAGTTCCTGGTGTAGGAAATGCTGTAGCCATTGGGTCAAGAAATTATTCTATGAGAATTTGGCTTAATCCTGATTTATTAAACAAATACCAAGTTACTGCAACCGATGTTATTGCAGCAGTTAGGGAGCAAAATGCTCAATATGCTACTGGTAAAATAGGACAAGAGCCCGTGGTAGAGCGCTCTCCTTATGTGTACTCAGTTACTATGCAAGGTAGATTAAAAAATGCCAAAGAATTTGAAAATATCATTTTAAGAACAAATAGTGATGGTTCTTTTTTGAGATTAAAAGATGTAGCTGAAGTGGGACTAGGATCAAGAGAATATACCTTTAATGGTAGATTAAATGGAAACAATGCTACACCTATACTTATATTCTTACAAACAGGCGCAAACGCTGTAAATACAGCTGAATTAGTAAAAGCTAAATTTGAAGAATTATCAAAGAGCTTTCCTGAGGGCTTAGCTTATAAAGTTCCTTATGACACCACTTTGTTTATCAAAGCTTCAATCCAAGAAGTTATAAAAACATTTTTTGAAGCATTAATCCTTGTTGTAATAGTAATGTATCTATTCTTAAAAAATTTCCGCTCAACTATCATACCTATGATTGCTGTGCCTGTATCTGTTTTAGGAACATTTGCAGGTCTTTATGTCTTAGGTTTTAGTATTAATCTGCTTACACTTTTTGCTTTGGTTTTGGCCATTGGTATTGTGGTTGATGATGCGATTATTGTGGTAGAAAATATAGATAGAATCATACATGAAGATGAAAACATTAGTATAAAAGATGCGGCTATACAAGCTATGGAAGAAGTTGCTGCACCTGTTGTTTCTATAGTGCTTGTGCTTTGTGCGGTATTTATCCCTGTTTCTTTTATATCAGGTTTTGTTGGAGAAATTCAAAGACAATTTGCCATAACTCTTGCGGTTTCTGTGACAATTTCAGGCTTTGTGGCTTTAACACTAACCCCATCATTATGTGCAATTTTCCTAAGAAGAAATGAAAGCAAACCTTTTTATATAGTAAAAAAATTCAACGACATTTTTGACTGGTCTATAGAAGTTTTTGGAGCTGGTGTTGCTTATATGCTAAAAAGAGTTGTGCGATTTGTATTAGTGTTTTTTATATTTTTAATAGCCTTGTTAGGATTATTTAAAATCGTTCCACATTCATTAGTTCCAAATGAAGATCAAGGAAGCTTTTTATCGGTAGTAAACTTACCAGCAGCTTCATCACTAAATAGAACAACTCAAGCAATGGATACCCTAGCAGAACAACTTGGTAAAAATGAAAATATTGAAAATATAGTTGGTCTTATAGGATATGATCTTTTCACAGGCTCTTTAAAAGAAAATTCTGGAGCAATGTTTGTAAATTTAAAAGATTGGAGTGAAAGAAGCGTTAGTAGTTTTGACATTACAGGAACATACAATAAACAATATTATTTAAATCCTAATTTTCAATCATTTTTTGTTAATCCTCCTCCAATTCAAGGTCTAAGTTTAACCGGTGGTTTTGAAATGTATGCTCAAAATCGTGGTGGTAAAAGTTATGATGAGATTCAAGCTGATGTAAATAAATTAGTAGATGCAGCAAACAAACGCCCAGAACTTAGCAATGTTAGAACAACGCTAGATACTAATTTTCCTCAGTTAAAACTTGAAATTGACCGTGATAAAGTAAAACTTTATGGACTTAACTTAAATGATGTATTTAGTACACTTAATGCTACTATAGGGACTTATTATGTAAATGATTTTTCTATGCTTGGAAAAAATTACCGCGTTAATATCAGTGCCATTGGAGATTTTAGAAATACTCAAAATGCCTTAAAAAATATTTTTGTTAGAGCAAATGATGGCTCAATGGTAGCCCTTGATAGTGTTTTAACTCTAACAAGAAGCGTTGGGCCTGATGATGTAAAACGTTTTAATTTATTCCCATCAGCGCTAGTTCAAGGTGATCCTGCACCAGGATATACCTCAGGACAAGCTATTGATGCTATCGCGCAAGTCGCAAAAGAAACACTAGGTGAAGAATATAGCATAGCATGGTCAGGATCAGCTTACCAAGAAGTTACAAGTAGTGGTGCTGGGCAAATAGCATTTGCACTAGGGCTTTTATTTGTATTTTTAATTCTAGCAGCTCAATATGAAAGATGGCTCATGCCTTTAGCTGTTATAACAGCGGTTCCTTTTGCTGTTTTTGGTTCTTTGCTTTTTGTATGGCTAAGAGGCATAGACAATGACATATATTTCCAAACAGGGCTTTTACTCTTAATAGGACTTTCTGCTAAAAATGCTATTTTGATTGTTGAATTTGCTATGGAAGAGCATCTTAAAAAAGGCAAAAGTATCTTTGATGCAGCAATTAGCGCAGCAAAATTAAGATTTAGACCTATAGTAATGACTTCTTTAGCTTTTATTTGCGGAATTTTACCTTTAGTGTTTGCTTATGGAGCAGGAAGCGCAAGTCGCCATGCTATAGGAACAGGAGTTGTAGGTGGCATGATAGCAGCCTCAACTGTGGCAATATTTTTTGTGCCTTTATTCTTTTATATTTTAGAAAGTTTCAACAAATGGCTTGATGAAAAAAGAGGTAAAAAACATGCATAA
- a CDS encoding coproporphyrinogen III oxidase family protein yields the protein MNFLQNLALSYSHKAMQKSLENGFDVKLLKNGQEKKVNKEKTYMLYAHVPFCHTFCPYCSFHKYYYDENLAKKYFESLREEIKQIKDKGFDFTSMYVGGGTTLINEEELAKTLELCKKLFNIKEISCESDPNHIDPKKLEIFKGLIDRLSCGIQSFDDDTLKKVARYHKFGSSKELQEKLSKAIGVLPIMSIDLIFNFPSQTKEQLLNDLKIAKSLKPQQITTYPLMKSNLTKDNIAKTLGVSFKDNEFEFYKIIIDFFKDYERNNAWSFSLEKSSFNDEYVSSHHEYLGVGSGAFSFLDGELLINAFNLNDYSKLIKEKQNANIAKANFSKKEIIKYVFLTEMFTGKIEIDKFNKTLKCDLEKDLFIELLGLKLSKAIKKENNTLYTSEFGRYLFMVLMKDFYTGMDLVRAVFRDDKRLQDKERINIMQENVDPLDFKSMEFKG from the coding sequence ATGAATTTTTTACAAAATTTAGCACTTTCTTATTCACACAAAGCTATGCAAAAATCTTTAGAAAATGGCTTTGATGTAAAACTTTTAAAAAATGGACAAGAAAAAAAAGTAAATAAAGAAAAAACTTATATGCTCTATGCTCATGTGCCATTTTGTCATACTTTTTGCCCATATTGTAGCTTTCACAAATACTATTATGATGAAAATTTAGCAAAGAAGTATTTTGAAAGTTTAAGAGAAGAAATTAAACAAATTAAAGATAAAGGGTTTGATTTTACTTCTATGTATGTTGGTGGTGGCACTACCTTAATCAATGAAGAAGAGCTTGCTAAAACCTTAGAGCTTTGTAAAAAATTATTCAACATCAAAGAAATTTCTTGCGAAAGTGATCCAAACCATATTGACCCAAAAAAACTTGAAATATTTAAAGGACTCATTGATCGCTTAAGTTGTGGTATACAAAGTTTTGATGATGATACTTTAAAAAAAGTAGCAAGATATCATAAATTTGGCTCAAGCAAAGAACTGCAAGAAAAACTTTCTAAAGCTATAGGTGTGCTTCCTATCATGAGTATAGATTTGATTTTTAATTTTCCTTCTCAAACCAAAGAACAATTACTCAATGATTTAAAAATAGCCAAAAGCTTAAAACCTCAACAAATCACAACTTATCCTTTAATGAAATCAAATTTAACCAAAGATAATATCGCAAAAACTTTAGGAGTGAGTTTTAAAGATAATGAGTTTGAATTTTATAAAATCATCATAGATTTTTTCAAAGATTATGAAAGAAACAATGCATGGTCGTTTTCTTTAGAAAAAAGCAGTTTTAATGATGAGTATGTAAGTAGCCATCATGAGTATTTAGGCGTGGGAAGTGGGGCTTTTAGCTTTTTAGATGGGGAGCTTTTAATCAATGCTTTTAACTTAAATGATTATTCTAAACTCATCAAAGAAAAGCAAAATGCAAATATTGCTAAAGCTAATTTTAGTAAAAAAGAAATCATCAAATATGTCTTTTTAACTGAAATGTTTACTGGTAAAATCGAAATTGATAAATTTAACAAAACCTTAAAATGTGATTTAGAAAAAGACCTTTTTATAGAGCTTTTAGGGCTTAAACTAAGTAAAGCCATAAAAAAAGAAAACAATACCTTATACACAAGCGAATTTGGACGTTATTTATTTATGGTTTTGATGAAAGATTTTTATACGGGTATGGATTTAGTGCGAGCTGTATTTAGAGATGATAAACGCTTACAAGATAAAGAACGCATTAATATCATGCAAGAAAATGTTGATCCACTTGATTTTAAAAGTATGGAGTTTAAAGGATAA
- a CDS encoding efflux transporter outer membrane subunit codes for MHKLIVLVSCFLITACSLKPNLEIKDVNYTKSLDQNISINKQWWKTFDDNYLNILVEQALKNNNDLQIAYINLQKAYEALGIARSDLLPKLDGSASGARAKTSINAPSNKSNDFVYGNDFNMGLNLSYEVDLWGKYRDGYGASKAKLQASEFDYESARLSLISNVVKTYFNLASLSEQVKILEESVQSYQKTYELKLEHFKLGVISEYELNKFKAELENSRVLLTNAKIQKEANTKALKILTSNDIDDILYNSIEYKKIGQYELSIPEGIGSEILLQRPDVQASLKILEEKNYLVGVARTAFLPNLSLTGLLGFQSNDLDLLVKHGSNTWNVAGNFAMPIFHWGEIMNNVNIAKLTKDEAFLQYENTLKTAFGEIRLALFNRQSYYENEQNYKNLFLAQSKIYEISTLRYENGMINLADFLQDQRNYLNAKLSYTNSSYELANSIVDVMKAFGGGFNAKEESKENIEAMEKNLKENFYNN; via the coding sequence ATGCATAAATTAATAGTGTTAGTGAGTTGTTTTTTAATAACAGCTTGCAGTTTAAAACCAAATTTAGAAATTAAAGATGTAAATTACACTAAAAGTTTAGATCAAAATATTAGCATTAATAAACAATGGTGGAAAACATTTGATGATAATTATTTAAACATCTTGGTTGAACAAGCTTTAAAAAATAACAATGATTTGCAAATTGCATATATAAATTTACAAAAAGCTTATGAGGCTTTAGGTATAGCAAGAAGTGATTTGCTCCCTAAACTTGATGGAAGTGCTAGTGGAGCAAGAGCAAAAACTAGTATTAACGCTCCAAGCAATAAAAGCAATGATTTTGTCTATGGTAATGATTTTAATATGGGTTTAAATTTAAGCTATGAAGTAGATTTATGGGGCAAATATAGAGATGGCTATGGCGCTTCAAAAGCAAAATTACAAGCTAGTGAGTTTGATTATGAAAGTGCGAGATTAAGCTTAATTTCTAATGTAGTAAAAACTTATTTTAATCTAGCAAGTTTAAGCGAGCAAGTAAAAATTTTAGAAGAAAGCGTTCAAAGTTATCAAAAAACTTATGAGTTAAAATTAGAGCATTTTAAACTCGGAGTAATTAGTGAATATGAGCTTAATAAATTTAAAGCTGAGCTTGAAAATTCAAGAGTTTTACTCACAAATGCTAAAATCCAAAAAGAAGCTAATACCAAGGCTTTAAAAATCTTAACTTCAAATGATATTGATGATATACTTTATAATAGCATAGAGTATAAAAAAATAGGACAATACGAACTTAGCATACCTGAGGGCATTGGTAGTGAAATTTTACTTCAAAGACCTGATGTACAAGCTAGTTTAAAAATTTTAGAAGAAAAAAATTATCTTGTTGGAGTAGCTAGAACTGCATTTTTACCAAACCTTTCTTTAACAGGACTTTTGGGCTTTCAAAGTAATGACTTAGATCTTTTAGTCAAACATGGAAGCAATACTTGGAATGTAGCTGGAAATTTTGCAATGCCGATTTTTCATTGGGGTGAGATTATGAATAATGTTAATATCGCAAAACTTACTAAAGATGAAGCTTTTTTACAATATGAAAATACCTTAAAAACAGCTTTTGGAGAAATAAGACTTGCTTTATTTAACCGTCAAAGCTATTATGAAAATGAGCAAAATTATAAAAATTTATTTCTAGCTCAAAGTAAAATTTATGAAATTTCTACCTTAAGATATGAAAATGGCATGATCAATTTAGCTGATTTTTTACAAGATCAAAGAAACTACTTAAATGCTAAGCTTTCTTATACTAACTCATCTTATGAGCTTGCAAATTCTATCGTAGATGTTATGAAAGCTTTTGGTGGAGGATTTAACGCTAAAGAAGAATCAAAAGAAAACATCGAAGCTATGGAAAAAAACTTAAAAGAAAACTTTTATAACAACTAA
- the glmM gene encoding phosphoglucosamine mutase — translation MKLFGTDGVRGKAGEFLDSFLAMRLAMAAGIYFKDKALTNNILVGKDTRRSGYMIENAIVSGLTSIGYNVIEIGPMPTPAIAFLTEDMRCDAGIMISASHNPYYDNGIKFFDAHGNKLDEQAEAKIEEIYFNDKLIEEARTTKSQIGQAKRIDDVIGRYIVSIKNSFPKELTLKSLRVVLDVAHGASYKVAPTVFRELGADVIVINDKPNGLNINENCGALHPLNLALEVKKFRADVGFAFDGDADRLVVVDEKGEVAHGDSLLGVLALFLKKQGKLKSSVVSTIMSNGALKEFLTKYKIPHETCNVGDKYVLEKLKECGGNFGGEQSGHIIFSDYAKTGDGLVAALQFSALMLSEAKSASEILNQVKPYPQLLHNLKISEKKDLSKLAGLEELKKDLEKKGIASLFRYSGTENLIRLLLEAKDIKLLEKEMKVVESFFMKALNA, via the coding sequence ATGAAACTTTTTGGAACAGATGGAGTACGTGGTAAAGCAGGGGAATTTTTGGATTCGTTTTTAGCGATGCGTTTGGCTATGGCTGCTGGAATTTATTTTAAAGATAAAGCTCTTACGAATAATATTTTAGTGGGAAAAGATACAAGAAGAAGTGGCTATATGATAGAAAATGCCATAGTTTCAGGACTTACTTCTATAGGGTATAATGTCATAGAAATAGGTCCTATGCCAACTCCTGCAATTGCATTTTTAACAGAAGATATGAGATGTGATGCAGGTATTATGATATCAGCTTCGCATAATCCTTACTATGATAATGGGATTAAATTTTTTGATGCACACGGCAATAAACTTGATGAGCAAGCAGAGGCTAAGATAGAAGAAATTTATTTTAATGATAAACTCATAGAAGAAGCAAGAACTACAAAATCACAAATTGGCCAAGCAAAAAGAATTGATGATGTTATAGGAAGATATATTGTTTCTATTAAAAACTCATTTCCAAAAGAGCTTACTTTAAAATCTTTACGTGTTGTATTAGATGTGGCTCATGGAGCTTCTTATAAAGTAGCGCCAACGGTTTTTAGAGAGCTTGGCGCAGATGTTATTGTGATAAATGATAAGCCCAATGGTTTAAATATCAATGAAAATTGCGGGGCTTTACATCCTTTAAATTTAGCTTTGGAAGTAAAGAAATTTAGAGCAGATGTGGGCTTTGCCTTTGATGGAGATGCGGATCGTTTGGTTGTTGTGGATGAAAAAGGCGAAGTAGCTCATGGAGATAGTCTTTTAGGAGTTTTGGCTTTATTTTTGAAAAAACAAGGCAAATTAAAATCAAGCGTAGTAAGCACTATAATGAGTAATGGTGCTTTAAAAGAGTTTTTAACCAAGTACAAAATTCCACATGAAACTTGCAATGTAGGTGATAAATACGTTTTAGAAAAATTAAAAGAATGTGGTGGAAATTTTGGTGGCGAGCAAAGTGGGCATATTATTTTTAGTGACTATGCAAAAACTGGAGATGGTTTGGTAGCTGCTTTGCAATTTAGCGCTTTAATGCTTAGTGAAGCAAAAAGTGCAAGTGAAATTTTAAATCAAGTTAAGCCTTATCCTCAACTTTTACATAATCTTAAAATTTCAGAGAAAAAAGACTTAAGCAAGCTTGCAGGCTTGGAAGAATTAAAAAAAGATTTAGAAAAAAAAGGAATTGCTAGTTTGTTTAGATATTCAGGGACTGAAAATTTGATAAGATTGTTGCTTGAAGCAAAAGATATTAAGCTTTTAGAAAAAGAAATGAAAGTTGTGGAAAGCTTTTTTATGAAAGCGTTGAATGCTTAA
- the hemJ gene encoding protoporphyrinogen oxidase HemJ, which yields MLDFLNEWYLWIKMVHYLAFVSWMAGMFYLPRLFVYHTEHKDNKGFVEVVKIQERKLYFYIQTPAMIATAITGSLMMMANKDVLMVGGYMHAKLTCALLLIIYHLQNYYYYRQLQNDTCQKSGKFFRAYNEIPTILFIIIAIMMVVRPF from the coding sequence ATGTTAGATTTTTTGAATGAATGGTATTTATGGATTAAAATGGTGCATTATTTGGCTTTTGTTTCATGGATGGCTGGAATGTTTTATTTGCCAAGACTTTTTGTCTATCATACAGAGCATAAAGACAATAAAGGCTTTGTGGAAGTGGTGAAAATTCAAGAAAGAAAATTGTATTTTTATATCCAAACTCCTGCGATGATAGCTACTGCAATCACTGGAAGTTTAATGATGATGGCTAATAAAGATGTATTAATGGTAGGTGGATATATGCATGCTAAATTAACCTGCGCTTTACTTTTAATCATTTATCATTTGCAAAATTATTATTATTATAGACAACTTCAAAATGATACTTGCCAAAAAAGTGGAAAATTCTTTAGAGCTTATAATGAAATTCCAACGATATTATTTATTATCATCGCGATAATGATGGTAGTAAGACCATTTTAA
- a CDS encoding mini-MOMP protein, which yields MKNIFMAFFVFLLGLISVSNSAPLDEIFQDVNVSGSMRYRFEHNSPKDRGNNNFNQRIQIQMH from the coding sequence ATGAAAAATATTTTTATGGCATTTTTTGTATTTTTACTAGGGCTTATAAGTGTGTCAAATTCTGCACCTTTAGATGAAATTTTCCAAGATGTCAATGTTTCAGGCAGTATGCGTTATCGTTTTGAACATAATAGCCCAAAAGATAGAGGAAATAATAATTTTAATCAAAGAATTCAAATTCAAATGCATTAA
- a CDS encoding efflux RND transporter periplasmic adaptor subunit yields the protein MKTKLLTLACASLIFVACSDDKNAQVKQLPPQPVNIMTMQSANLPLEFTYPARLSTDLDVIIKPKVSGEIKAKYFKSGQAVKKGDKLFLIEPDKYQASVNMAYGDALVARANFDDAEKNFKRDQILIEKNAISQKEFDASLAKFNSAKANLESARAKLANTRLDLKYTVVSAPFDGVLGDALMDVGDYVNASSTELVRITNINPIFADFYISDVDKISMNKNIKNGNWQLDNIQVQANVGGELFNGKLYFIDSVIDTNSGGVKAKAIFDNNNSNLMPGSFANVHVGGFVQKNGFEIPQIALLQDDSATYVYTLVDGKVVKTIVNVIFQTSDKAIIDKGLKNGDKVILNNFKKIRPGASVSVMENK from the coding sequence ATGAAAACAAAACTTTTAACTCTAGCTTGTGCTTCGCTTATATTTGTAGCATGTTCAGATGATAAAAATGCACAAGTTAAACAACTCCCTCCTCAACCTGTAAATATTATGACTATGCAAAGTGCTAATTTACCTTTAGAATTTACTTATCCTGCAAGATTAAGCACGGATTTAGATGTGATAATCAAACCTAAAGTAAGTGGTGAAATCAAAGCAAAATATTTCAAAAGTGGCCAAGCTGTTAAAAAAGGCGATAAACTTTTTCTTATAGAGCCTGATAAATATCAAGCAAGTGTAAATATGGCCTATGGAGACGCTTTAGTCGCAAGAGCAAATTTTGATGATGCTGAAAAAAATTTCAAAAGAGATCAAATTCTAATAGAAAAAAATGCTATTTCACAAAAAGAATTTGATGCAAGTTTAGCCAAATTTAATTCAGCAAAAGCAAATTTAGAAAGCGCTAGAGCAAAACTTGCCAATACTAGATTAGATTTAAAATACACTGTAGTAAGCGCTCCATTTGATGGAGTTTTAGGTGATGCACTAATGGATGTAGGCGATTATGTAAATGCTTCATCAACTGAGCTTGTGCGTATTACTAATATCAATCCCATCTTTGCAGACTTTTATATTTCTGATGTTGACAAAATTAGTATGAATAAAAATATAAAAAATGGTAATTGGCAATTAGACAATATCCAAGTACAAGCTAATGTTGGCGGTGAACTTTTTAATGGAAAATTATATTTTATAGATAGTGTTATAGATACAAACAGTGGCGGAGTAAAAGCGAAAGCTATTTTTGACAACAATAACTCAAATTTAATGCCTGGTTCTTTTGCAAATGTCCATGTTGGTGGTTTTGTTCAAAAAAATGGCTTTGAAATTCCTCAAATTGCACTTTTACAAGATGATAGTGCTACTTATGTTTATACTTTAGTAGATGGAAAAGTAGTTAAGACTATCGTTAATGTAATCTTTCAAACTTCAGATAAAGCAATCATTGATAAGGGCTTAAAAAATGGCGATAAAGTGATTTTAAATAATTTCAAAAAGATCCGTCCTGGTGCAAGCGTTAGTGTAATGGAGAATAAATAA
- the lspA gene encoding signal peptidase II → MLKILPLKFCLVFALVFILDQASKYLFLQGLEYKGEFFDLVLTYNTGVAFSMFAFLGEYLKYIQLVFILALFGYLLYQKEFFKTHLIAFAIMLSAGCSNLLDRFVHIGVVDFVFWHKWFEFAVFNFADVMINISVALILIKEIFNKKGEKC, encoded by the coding sequence ATGCTTAAAATTTTGCCTTTAAAATTTTGCCTTGTTTTTGCTTTAGTTTTTATACTAGATCAAGCAAGTAAGTATTTATTTTTACAAGGGCTTGAGTATAAGGGTGAATTTTTTGATTTAGTTTTAACCTATAATACCGGTGTGGCTTTTTCAATGTTTGCATTTTTAGGAGAATATTTAAAATATATACAACTTGTTTTTATTTTGGCTTTGTTTGGGTATTTACTTTATCAAAAAGAGTTTTTTAAAACCCATCTTATAGCTTTTGCCATTATGCTATCTGCTGGGTGTTCAAATTTACTTGATCGCTTTGTGCATATAGGTGTGGTGGATTTTGTATTTTGGCATAAGTGGTTTGAATTTGCTGTGTTTAATTTTGCTGATGTGATGATTAACATTAGCGTAGCTTTGATTTTAATAAAAGAAATTTTTAATAAAAAAGGAGAAAAATGTTAG